ATAATTTTAAGTTACAGATTATTTTTATTCACCGCATTTGCTAAGCACGTGCGCGGAATTTTATCTTGGCAGCATGCTTGACCTGATGTCGGTCCTGCCCCGGGATGAATCACAAAAATCTAATACCAGCGCAGTGCACATACGTTCATCCGATAACCGGGACTGCGAACCTATTTTTAGCGGTACTCAAAAAAATGCATTCATTTTTCTTGCCGATCTTACCATGCGGCGTCACATTCTGGTGAAGGTCGGTTATCTACGTGCTGCAAGTTACGGCTCCAACTGTTCCTTGTCCGGAATGATCCTGCTTAAAAAGATCGTAAGAGCGATTTAGCCAACATAACACGGGCTGAAAAATGTTGTCGTCAGCCCGGGAGAATCAACATAAAATCTTAATTAATGGGGTATGAAATGATTGTTACCTGTAATGAATGTGAATCGAGTTTCAACGTTGACGACAGTCTTGTGAAGGATACCGGCTCCAAAGTCCGTTGTTCCAAATGCAGCAGCGTATTCGTCGTTTATCCGGAAGCCGCTGCGCCTGAATTGGATCAAGCGTCAGAAGATCTGTCTCTTGAGATGGATGATGAATTGCCTGATCTTGATGATATGATGGACTTTGACGACGATGATTTGTCGCTGGATTCAGTTGAAGACGATGATTCAGATGTTATGGGTTTGGACTCGGATGACGATCTCCTCGTTGAGATAGAAGAACCTGAGCTGGGCGCGGTTGAAGCGGGCGATGACGATCTGCCGGACCTGGATATGGATTTAGAAGATTTGGGCGAGGCTGCGGAAGCTGATGCCATTGCGGCAGATTCAAGTCTTGATTCGACCGATGATGCATTAGCGTTGGGTGCTGATGATGGCGGCGATGAGCTCGATCTATCGGATCTTGAAGACTTGGTAGGTGCCGATGATGATATTGAATTGGAGGATCTAACGTCTGAAGCAGCAGTGGAAGCCGACCCGGACCTGGATTTGGGACTTGAACCTGATGAAGCTGAACCTGTCGCCACCGATGATGATATTGAATTGGAGGATCTAACGTCTGAAGCAGCAGTGGAAGCCGACCCGGACCTGGATTTGGGACTTGAACCTGATGAAGCTGAACCTGTCGCC
Above is a window of Desulfobacterales bacterium DNA encoding:
- a CDS encoding zinc-ribbon domain-containing protein; translation: MIVTCNECESSFNVDDSLVKDTGSKVRCSKCSSVFVVYPEAAAPELDQASEDLSLEMDDELPDLDDMMDFDDDDLSLDSVEDDDSDVMGLDSDDDLLVEIEEPELGAVEAGDDDLPDLDMDLEDLGEAAEADAIAADSSLDSTDDALALGADDGGDELDLSDLEDLVGADDDIELEDLTSEAAVEADPDLDLGLEPDEAEPVATDDDIELEDLTSEAAVEADPDLDLGLEPDEAEPVA